Sequence from the Tripterygium wilfordii isolate XIE 37 chromosome 10, ASM1340144v1, whole genome shotgun sequence genome:
gttgggtggaaagagaaagtgtgtgggaagaaaaaatgtatagaaatttgtgttttgctgatgtggctgtattagaatacgtgtttgacttgactttttatgtaatagaggtgggatcgggccaacaaaaatattggcCCAGCAAATcaattcccattgcatttgcacTTAGTAAAGAGTGTTCATAATCTCAAGATAATAATTTGGGGAAATCATTAAGGTCTATCCTGATGAAAAGAGTGGATCATCCATCCCTTTTAAATAACTCTATAAAGATCATCATAGTCTTTTCGGAGATGAACATCTATAGTGTATTTTTTAGATCCGATTATGTTTGATGGGGTGAATAAAATGGTGAAGCTAAATGGGGTGGACTAATTTGgggtcaaaaataaaaaatgatgccGCGTAGGCTTGCAATATGACGTGCCTGCATAGTGGATGTACGTGGCAGAACTAATCAGAACAGAAtagctttcaagtttcaaccgaCTCTTCTTCCCACAAAGACAAACTAACTTTACTATCTGAACATAAAACTCAGAAATTAGATTCAAAGAAATACAGACAAAAACCAAtacatgctttttttttttgtgtattaagGAACGAATCTGTGGTTTCGCATAAAAGGGACAAGAGAAGAGTGATAGAAGGGGATTTCACGTTCTGAAGAAAGAGACCCCAATCGATGGTTTTTGTATGATTTTCGAAAGCAGAGGGAATTTGACTGCAAGGCAAATTAGTTGAAATCACTTTATTACTCTTAGAAGAAGCAGAGACGACAATAATGGCTTTTTTCAAGATTGGATTGCTACCTTGGTTTCAGAAGAAGATCGTCGATCCCCTTTATCAAATCCTCCGCAGGTACCCTCACAATATGATTTGTTTAAATAGGCTGTGTGAAATGGCCCGTATGATTTCTGGGTTATTGATATCAAGCATTACGGGTTGGGTTTTTCGCTTTGTTGTGACTATACACAGTAGAGTGCGTAAAGTTTCAGGctttttccttgtttatttatttatttcaaatgtTCTTCGGACTATTGTAATTGCAATGAGAGTGACACTGATTTTGAGGCTTGAATCATGATTCTTCTCAGGGGCGCAGAACCAAAGCAATTGGCATTCTCTGCTGCTCTTGGCATCACCTTGGGTTTGTTTCCAATTTGTGGTATGCTGTAACTTTCTTCTTTTACGCATTTGGTATCTTGCTTTCTGGGGTTTGATTAATATGGAGTCTGGCCGTATAACTACTGGATGTTATAAACACCTCTGATATCTTTCTAAAATCCTTCAGAAATCAGAGAATTTGGTTTTTATGGAACATGATTGGATTGAATTAGCTTGTTGGTAAAATCTAGCCGAGCATGGAGTCGGCTACAAAACGGCAGAGTTAAGATAAAGACCTTTCAAAGTATTCCTGTGTCTAGTTTTTGCCTCATCTGGAAAGAGAGAAATGACAGAACTTTCAACGATTTAAAAACATATCTTGATCTCTTATGGAAATATGGCTTAGTATCATTAAGTTTTGGATGTCAGATCATTACTAATTTCTTAGACAACATAAGCATAGATATTTTGTAATCTTCTTGTGATTGTACCTCATTGGTGCTCCTCCTAATATTTTTTTgcactcaaaaaagaaaagaaaaggaaatgcaGTGTTTTACTCTTTCAAAGTTGAGGGTTTAGGTCATGCAATCAAGATGGAACATGTACATGTATATGAGTGGTTGAGGGAGGTGAGTGCTCAGGGCTGAAAAGATTTTTCAGAACCTCTAGAAACTCATAGAATAATCCCTATACTAGCTGCAATCATAAGAAATGTTGCCGTTTTAGATGGTGCATGGAATGCATGAATCATATCTAATTGAAGACACTTTTTAAAGATACCATAGTAATCCAAGGTGTGAAGTTGTGTTGGGGATTATAACTTCTTTTGCCACTCTTTATATCTTATTTGTGAACAAAGTAGTTTTAGCATTAACCAGTCGTGGCGGTCAGCCCAACACGTTGCTTACTGCACTGTGTATGCTTACCTCACTTCTTAGATATTGTTGAAATGTTTAAAGCTCCATGAAACAGGGGTCACCGTGTTATTGTGTGGCATGGCCATTGCGGTGCTGGGATCCCTTTGCCATGCGCCAAGTGTGATGCTTGCCAACTTTATTGCGACTCCAATGGAGTTAAGGTACAGATATGCTCTCAATATTTCTGCATTATTTTTTGTCTTCAATTCTTTTGCTGAATAGTTCAATGCCAATGTTAATTCAGTGGCGAGTAATCATGAATGCTTATACACACAAATTAAAAGTTCAAAGGGCCTATACTAAGGTAAAATTTGCGATTATATCATGATACAATCATGATCTCTTTGGGAGAGGAATGGTCTTTCATACTTCCTGGGTTCTTGATATTTACcaatgaagaataaaaagaagaattTTTTCACTAGTGCTTGCTCGGTTCTACTTTCAGCACATTTCCAATGCGTTATTGATTTCTATTAGTAATGTAAGCACATTGAGGTAACAAGTTAGCAATTGGACTTGCACTATTTCAATACAATAGCACTTTGTAAAGAAACAACCTTTGCTGTGCCTTATCCGTTTGAGGAGAACATTGCATCCTATCAATTGGAACCTTCTCTTGTGTGAAAAAGTTTTGGCAACTTATGTAAGCTACACCCTTTTGTTCTCTGTTGTGTTTATTATTAGTTTCTAtcctgagttttttttttttttcaatgtctGTGTTCCTCAAGTTTGGTGGTACCCTTCCTTCGCTTTGGTGAAGCCATCTCTGGTGGGCCCCATTTTCCATTGACATCTGACGCTCTGAATAAGGTTTTGACTGGCGAAGCTTCACGTGAAGTTATATTAAGCATTGCCCATGTGGTATGTGGCCTAGTTGTTTTTTCTCTATAACTTCAACGCCTTGCTTTCTTATCCATACGCACACATGCATATTCACCTACACATACTAATGAAAATAATCAACAACTGTCCCTCTTGTGGTTGATCAGAAGGATGCCAGTCAAATGGTTTAGTATGTTGTCATCATCTTGAAGAACAGTGTTTTTCATCAATCTGACTCCAAATTTCAGAAAGCCTTTAAAGCATTAGTTTGAAGGACATTTACTTAACTCATTGATGTTTTTGCTTTGGATCTTAAATTTGTTAAATGGTTGCCTATGCAATGGTCCTGGCCAGTGGAAAGACTATACCACAGTAAGGTTTATCGAAAGAACGCCAGTATTTTAATGTAGAATTAAATTTAAGTCTAGGAAGCTCCCATCAAGATTGATATGCTTGTGCATTATATAAATTGTCTCTTTAATCACTTTTGAATCTTGACATCTGAATACCCCATCCCATGTTTTTGctggtttatttatttatttctaaaGTCACTTTTGGACGGCATTTCAGTGAATGTTTCCCTGaataatcactcaaacatattgTCTGCAGTTGTTGGGATGGCTTGTCGCAGCGCCTTTTATTTTGGCTGCACTGTATGTGGTATTCTTGCCGTGTTTCAAGATCTTGGTTTGCAAGTTCAGCACTATTCCAGCAAGCCCTAAGAAGTCGCCACTGCACCCATAAGTTCGGCTCAAGGTCAGAGATGTTTGATTAGAACAGTTATAAGGGCAATGTGCCTTTACAAAAAGGAACAATGATTATCCCTTTCAACACAATAAGATGTGGCTTGTACATAGACTTTTACAAGTTGCTGTATGTAAAATGCCCGGTTCCTGAAGAGACAACTTTGAAGTCACAAATTACCCTGATTGCACTTTGAAGTGCTATGAGATTGAAATAGTCGACTGATTGAATTTTCCTAAAGTGACAAACCATTGGCATTAATAAATGAATTGTTTCAATGGGTGGCATGGAGCCAGTAGGAGCTTTATCGTCTTGAATATAACAGCCACGGGGTTGGAGTTagaaatataattaatcaaaaGTATGCATGTAGAAAAACTTATAACCACGAGGAGCTCAACTCATATGTGTAATATCTCATAAGGGTCTCGAGTTTGAATCTCACTTTTCACCTTCTCATGTATTTATTCAAAAAACTTATTTGGTCTCAAATGTTTCGAAGTGTGCCaataataatatcatttttaaaTCATTTTGGATGCAACAAAGaatgtaattttatttaaaaatatcaGAAGAGATAAAAATGATTTTATGAATAATCTGTTTCTggatttttttctaaaaaaaagaattttatggATAATCTATTAGCATTCGAAATTTCAAATCCGGAAGAATATTTCAGTAATATAACGTTTgacataaaagaaagaaaaaaaaaaagtgaagtaaATCAGTAATTGGACGTTGATATTTTCCGGTCAAACTTTGAGGGTAGTAGTTCATTGATTTAGTCGCTGCGGAGTAGATATAACATTTTCAACTCTTGGTCTTGCCCCCAATTGGCAACTCTCCGGTGGCGGTCTAGTTGTTTTTACAAAATTATCTTTGGTAATCCCTCGAATGGGACCTTAATGATCTGTTTGGTTTCCGATGAAAGTCGAGGAAGGGCCAGCCACATCGACTCAACTTTTCTCCTTTGATTTTCGGCGAACAAGATTAACAAGGTTGCATCTTTTCTTTGTTCTACTCCGCTTTTAATTTTCGTGTCTCTTTGGCGTCAATTTCTTGTCTGGATCCTTAATTTGCATCTGtttttctttaatcttttttGATTTTCCATGGTCATTGCTTGTATGAGTTTATTTTCATCCTGTACGACCCACCTCAAGACAGGATTGGCTGGCTGTTTTGAAAGAAAAACGGCTTGTGTTGTGTTCTCTTTTATCCATTTTGCACTAAATTTCTCAGCTTTTGCCTGAATTTCATTTTACGAGTATTATTTGGTCTCGAGCAAATTTGAGTTACTAATACTAGTTTCATTTTTCTGCCTTCAAAGAAGATTGCTGGCCCTGGTTGGGTTGCTTATGTTGATTGGTGTGGACAAACCTGGATTGGTGTGAGGGACTTTTTTGTTGCCTTTAGCTGAAGGACTTCTTTGTTGCTCAAGAGTTTCTTGCCTTGTCTTGTTTTTTGCTGAATCTTGATTGCTTAGACCTAAGAATTATGATTCAAAGCTATGCTTCCTTTGCTTATAATCATGTAGTTGTTGTAGTTACGAAAGAAGTATTGATCGAAGATTGAAATCGACTGCTTTGGGTACTTCTCCAAAAGGGTTGGAATTGAAGGGAAGATATTTTGCTTTGCAGACTGGTTTTGTAGAAGTTACATCGATGGGTTCCATTCATAATAGAGTTCATTACTGTTGTGTATCGAGGGCTAACAGGACTCTGCATGTATATAGTGGGGGAGACCATGAGGTTGAGAATATGGCCTCACTGTGCTTAGAAGTGACTCCCTCATATCATAAGTGGTATTTTGAGACAATTGGCAGGAGGACTTTCGGGTTTTTGATAGAAGATGGATATGTTTATTTCACTATCATCGATGCAGGTCTTGGAAACCCTGGGGTACTTCAATTCCTGGAGCTTGTAAGAGATGAATTTAAGAAGGTAGCTAGAAAGGGTTCAAGAGGAAGTTTTTCTAGTATGAGTTCAATCAACATAGAAGAACAGCTAGTGCCTGTTATCCACCGATTGATAACTTCTCTAGAACATGTCTCTCAAAGTGGCAATGGTTGGAATGTTGGGGCAGCTTCATCTGATCACGTCGGCCTTTCTCCATTACCAAGTACTGCAAATAATCAAATTGATGCTGCCACTTCCACTAAAGCTCCATT
This genomic interval carries:
- the LOC120007125 gene encoding uncharacterized protein LOC120007125 isoform X2, producing MAFFKIGLLPWFQKKIVDPLYQILRRGAEPKQLAFSAALGITLGVTVLLCGMAIAVLGSLCHAPSVMLANFIATPMELSLVVPFLRFGEAISGGPHFPLTSDALNKVLTGEASREVILSIAHVLLGWLVAAPFILAALYVVFLPCFKILVCKFSTIPASPKKSPLHP
- the LOC120007125 gene encoding uncharacterized protein LOC120007125 isoform X1; this translates as MAFFKIGLLPWFQKKIVDPLYQILRRGAEPKQLAFSAALGITLGLFPICGVTVLLCGMAIAVLGSLCHAPSVMLANFIATPMELSLVVPFLRFGEAISGGPHFPLTSDALNKVLTGEASREVILSIAHVLLGWLVAAPFILAALYVVFLPCFKILVCKFSTIPASPKKSPLHP
- the LOC120007579 gene encoding phytolongin Phyl1.1, which codes for MGSIHNRVHYCCVSRANRTLHVYSGGDHEVENMASLCLEVTPSYHKWYFETIGRRTFGFLIEDGYVYFTIIDAGLGNPGVLQFLELVRDEFKKVARKGSRGSFSSMSSINIEEQLVPVIHRLITSLEHVSQSGNGWNVGAASSDHVGLSPLPSTANNQIDAATSTKAPLLGKSSKQEKKKAKEHVIVMRDIELEEHRKSTDRGVKVDTTALDTSSQGVATSSISLQKDLGSMRMRAGSRTIRKKWWRQVWIVLAIDAAVCLILFIIWLLICRGLECTHS